A window of the Besnoitia besnoiti strain Bb-Ger1 chromosome VI, whole genome shotgun sequence genome harbors these coding sequences:
- a CDS encoding hypothetical protein (encoded by transcript BESB_067820), translating to MCEFDGPPPRHRRAPNERANLPLLPRHVAAVFLLLLLHQSSERRERHRPTDSEPYCACGSVAVSDASPGIFSAGFLPRFDAILDTSGFQLPALLLPSQALELSMTSPLGEGRRSKQKTGGAAAHALGGSAALLSLPQWGPPAPTFRGLRLPAELHFFVLQAGVPADFPEARLTFPDRGLVPDESAVEFRTDGERRALRSAAVTAPREKDRASLSAWMTGRGSPYALEVFSSVASVRPIPGILRHSPTNVDTAEGACDASAYGGNLETNVVRHRTPRDSHLPAVRLELAERRAPFSVATGERRGEGLWMSPHAVLPVAHEQRRKKYLRRVPDAHDDAGMARRALSESDGFFHIVLGSRASASGSRVARHRTEPMASSFNSAGYQSDSSREMRQYLWRKEAGKRPAAERHPQQDALARMQAPRSGPASSDTDTKTRDTAPEGRRSVIAGSLNLLRALWNLARTTAHAFGDLLAVIITELAHYTTVNSALLSDADYVSGWPRPESGLSYVSSTRPGTILGQAAVSEVMLWGGMS from the coding sequence ATGTGCGAGTTCGATGGACCGCCCCCTCGACACCGGAGGGCGCCAAATGAGCGTGCGAATCTCCCCCTCCTTCCACGCCACGTAGCGGCTGTCTTCCTTCTGTTACTTCTTCATCAATCCTCTGaacggagggagaggcatCGCCCAACAGACAGCGAACCCTACTGTGCTTGTGGGTCTGTCGCGGTCTCGGACGCGTCACCGGGCATCTTTTCTGCTGGGTTTTTGCCGCGATTTGACGCCATCTTGGATACTTCTGGGTTCCAGCTTCCGGCACTTCTATTGCCTTCTCAGGCCCTGGAGCTCTCCATGACCTCGCCTCTTGGAGAAGGGCGGCGTAGCAAACAGAagaccggcggcgctgcagcgcatgcacTGGGAGGTAGCGCTGCTTTGCTCTCACTTCCACAATGGGGACCGCCAGCCCCGACTTTCCGTGGCTTAAGGCTCCCGGCTGAGCTTCACTTCTTCGTTCTGCAAGCCGGCGTTCCGGCCGACTTCCCCGAAGCCCGGCTCACCTTTCCAGATCGGGGTTTAGTGCCTGACGAGAGCGCCGTGGAATTCAGAACTGACGGTGAAAGGCGGGCcttgcgcagcgccgccgtcacagcgccgagagagaaggacCGTGCAAGTCTTTCAGCCTGGATGACAGGCAGGGGGAGCCCGTATGCGCTTGAGGTCTTCTCGTCTGTTGCAAGCGTGCGGCCTATCCCAGGCATCCTACGTCACTCCCCGACGAACGTGGATACTGCCGAGGGAGCGtgcgacgcgtctgcgtaTGGAGGAAATCTAGAAACAAACGTAGTGCGTCATAGAACGCCGCGAGACAGCCACCTCCCCGCAGTCCGCCTCGAACtcgccgagcgacgcgcgcctttCTCGGTTGCaacaggcgagcgccgcggcgaagggctTTGGATGTCGCCTCATGCTGTTTTGCCGGTGGCGCATgagcagagaaggaaaaagtATTTGAGGCGAGTACCGGACGCTCATGACGACGCCGGTatggcgaggagggcgctgAGCGAAAGCGACGGTTTCTTCCATATTGTCCTCGGATCACGAGCGAGTGCTAGTGGCAGCAGAGTAGCAAGGCATCGCACCGAGCCTATGGCGTCGTCGTTCAACTCAGCGGGCTACCAAAGTGACAGCAGCAGGGAAATGCGCCAATATCTGTGGCGTAAGGAAGCAGGGAAGCGCCCTGCAGCTGAAAGGCATCCACAGCAGGATGCGCTTGCACGAATGCAAGCACCGAGGTCTGGTCCTGCTAGCAGTGATACAGACACAAAAACGAGAGACACGGCTCCTGAGGGTCGTCGTTCGGTGATTGCCGGTTCCCTGAATCTCTTGCGCGCCTTGTGGAACCTTGCTCGCACTACGGCGCACGCCTTTGGAGACCTATTAGCAGTAATCATCACCGAGCTGGCTCACTACACAACAGTCAACTCGGCGTTGCTGTCCGACGCCGACTACGTATCAGGATGGCCACGCCCTGAAAGTGGGCTATCCTATGTTTCCTCCACTCGACCTGGCACGATCTTAGGTCAGGCAGCAGTAAGCGAAGTGATGCTCTGGGGCGGAATGAGCTAA
- a CDS encoding elongation factor 2 family protein (encoded by transcript BESB_067830): MDSANLYDEFGNYIGPELGEDEESGGEEEEIDRPLPVVGGAEDEDADRRVAVRGLVSIGEEEEEATASSAAVVPHEYKKYYPDHAEVYPEADTVVQEEDTQPITQPIIAPVSTADFDLLEKQLPVTSFSFDYLASLMFQPESIRSVCLLGHLHSGKTTFLDMLVEETHRPPHNSRRSTPATNIMGKRYTDSRKDEQQRALSIKAVPMSLVLQGSRYKNYLFNIFDTPGHVNFNDECSAAMRLCDGAVIVIDALEGVMSNTDRLLRHAVEEQLELVVVINKLDRLILELRLPPADAYHKIRHTLEEVNSILEQVCEVRGREPIVISPLNNNVLFAMGQFGLVFSTRSFARLHVENYAPDRHAHDPRMPGEPESVEAIRAPFPSAEVFEQALWGDLWIHPETRRVVDKPPFTDAPRTFVEFIMEPLYKLVAHVVAEEQPTLQPTLEELGIYLKKDDYKLDSRTLLKKVLSQFFGDASALVDTVVEALPDPKTNAPKKTKQLYTGNQEGRVAEDMKKLDSESDILMIYSTKNYHRPNNFHAFDVLGRVMSGTVYKGQRVKVLGEAFSLDDDEDMVIRDISHLWVLEGRYRVEVSHVPAGNWVLIGGVDVSVLKTSTITNADHAEEVEIFSPLLFNSVPVMKVACEPLQPSELPKMLEGLRRIDKSYPIARTRVEESGEHIILGTGEMYLDCVLHDLRKLYGDLEIKVADPVVQFCETVVETSALRCFAETPNKKNKIYMLAEPLDKQIGEDIEKGLVSDKWETRVLGEHFTSKYGWDVLAARSIWAFGPDARGPNVLLDDTLPSEVDKALLGTVKESIVQGFQWATREGPLIEENIRNVKFKILDASIAADPIQRGGGQVIPTTRRVAYSALLLATPRLMEPVYFTEIQCPADCVSAIYTVLARRRGNVSRDMPKPGTPLYIVHAYLPAIESFGFETDLRTHTCGQAFCLSMFDHWAIVPGDPLDKAILLRPLEPAPAPHLAREFLLKTRRRKGLSEDVSIAKFFDDPMLVNIATDLQQFL, translated from the exons ATGGACAGCGCGAATCTGTACGACGAGTTCGGGAACTACATCGGTCCCGAGCTAGGGGAAGAtgaggagagcggcggcgaggaggaggaaatcGACCGACCGCTGCCCGTCGTGGGGGGggcagaggacgaagacgcagaccgGCGGGTCGCGGTTCGCGGCTTAGTCTCCAtcggggaagaagaggaggaagcaacggcgtcttccgcggcagTCGTGCCGCACGAGTACAAAAAGTACTACCCCGATCACGCGGAAGTGTATCCGGAGGCGGACACAGTAGTGCAGGAGGAAGACACGCAGCCCATCACCCAGCCCATCATCGCGCCTGTCTCAACCGCTGACTTTGACTTGCTGGAGAAGCAGCTCCCGGTcacctccttctccttcgaCTACCTCGCCTCGCTCATGTTTCAGCCGGAGAGCATTCGCTCGGTGTGCCTGCTGGGTCACCTGCACTCGGGCAAGACGACTTTCCTCGACATGCTTGTAGAAGAGACGCACCGCCCCCCGCACAACAGCCGGCGGTCAACGCCCGCGACGAACATCATGGGGAAGCGTTACACGGACTCGCGCAAAgacgagcagcagcgcgcgctgtCCATCAAGGCCGTGCCTATGTCGCTCGTGCTCCAGGGCAGCCGCTACAAGAACTACCTCTTCAACATCTTCGACACGCCGGGACACGTGAACTTCAACGACGAATGCTCCGCCGCAatgcgcctctgcgacggcgccgtcATCGTCATCGACGCCCTCGAGGGCGTCATGAGCAACACcgaccgcctcctccgccacgCCGTCGAAGAACAACTCGaactcgtcgtcgtcatcaACAAACTCGACAGACTCATCCTCGAACTCAGGCTGCCCCCCGCAGACGCCTACCACAAGATCCGCCACACACTCGAAGAG GTGAACTCGATTTTGGAGCAAGTTTGCGAagtccgcgggcgcgagccgaTTGTGATTTCGCCGCTGAACAACAACGTCCTCTTCGCGATGGGGCAGTTCGGCTTGGTCTTCTCCACGCGCTCCTTCGCGAGGCTCCACGTGGAGAACTACGCGCCCGACCGACACGCCCACGACCCGCGCATGCCGGGCGAGCCTGAGAGCGTCGAGGCGATCCGCGCGCCCTTCCCCTCTGCGGAGGTCTTCGAGCAGGCCCTTTGGGGCGACCTCTGGATCCACCCTGAGACCCGAAGAGTCGTCGACAAACCGCCCTTCACG gacgcgccgcgaacCTTTGTCGAGTTCATCATGGAGCCGCTCTACAAGCTCGTGGCTCACGTCGTCGCGGAGGAACAGCCTACGCTGCAGCCTACCCTCGAGGag CTGGGCATCTATCTCAAGAAAGACGACTACAAACTCGACAGTCGAACGCTTTTGAAGAAAGTGCTCTCCCAGTTCTTTGGAGACGCCAG CGCCCTGGTTGATACCgtcgtcgaggcgctgcccgATCCGAAGACGaacgcgccgaagaagaccAAACAGCTCTACACAGGCAACCAG GAGGGACGCGTCGCGGAAGATATGAAGAAGCTGGACAGTGAGAGCGATATTCTCATGATCTACTCGACGAAGAACTACCACAGGCCCAACAACTTCCACGCGTTCGACGTGCTCGGGCGCGTCATGTCTGGCACGGTCTACAAAGGCCAGCGCGTCAAA GTGCTTGGAGAGGCGTTCAGtctcgacgacgacgaagacatGGTTATCCGCGACATTTCGCATCTCTGGGTGCTGGAGGGGCGGTACCGCGTGGAGGTCAGCCACGTGCCCGCGGGCAACTGGGTGCTCATTGGCGGCGTGGACGTTTCAGTCCTGAAGACTTCGACGATCACTAACGCCGATCACGCCGAAGAAGTCGAGatcttctcgcctctgctcTTTAACTCTGTCCCTGTCATGAAGGTTGCCtgcgagccgctgcagccctcCGAGCTCCCCAAGATGCTCGAG GGGCTCCGTCGCATCGACAAGTCGTATCCGatcgcgcggacgcgggtcgaagagagcggcgagcacATCATTCTGGGGACGGGCGAGATGTACCTGGACTGCGTACTGCATGACTTGCGGAAGCTGTACGGCGACCTCGAAATCAAGGTCGCCGACCCCGTGGTGCAGTTCTGCGAGACAGTTGTGGAGACCTCGGCgctccgctgcttcgcggagacgcccaACAAGAAAAACAAAATCTACATGCTCGCTGAGCCCCTCGACAAGCAAATCGGCGAGGATATCGAAAAAGGACTCGTGTCCGATAAATGGGAGACCCG CGTGCTGGGTGAGCACTTTACGTCCAAATACGGCTGGGAtgtgctggcggcgcgaTCGATTTGGGCCTTCGGACCGGACGCGCGGGGCCCTAATGTGCTGCTCGATGACACGCTGCCAAGCGAAGTCGACAAGGCGCTGCTGGGGACTGTGAAGGAGAGCATCGTGCAGGGCTTCCAGTGGGCGACCCGCGAGGGCCCGTTGATCGAGGAAAATATCCGAAATGTCAAGTTTAAGATCCTCGACGCCTCCATCGCCGCGGACCCCAttcagcgcggcggcggacaggTCATTCCCACGACGAG GCGCGTTGCCTACTCCGCATTGCTGCTGGCGACGCCTCGTCTTATGGAGCCCGTGTACTTCACCGAGATCCAGTGCCCCGCTGACTGCGTCTCCGCTATCTACACTGTGCTTGCCAG ACGCCGTGGCAACGTCAGCCGCGACATGCCGAAGCCAGGCACGCCTCTGTACATTGTCCACGCGTACCTCCCGGCGATTGAGTCGTTCGGTTTCGAAACAGATCTGCG GACCCACACGTGCGGACAggccttctgcctctccatGTTCGATCACTGGGCGATCGTGCCCGGCGACCCCCTCGATAAGGCGATTCTGCTGCGGCCCCTGGAaccggcgccagcgccgcaccTGGCAAGGGAGTTCCTGCTcaagacgcgaaggcgaaag GGTCTCAGCGAAGACGTGTCGATCGCCAAGTTCTTCGACGATCCCATGCTGGTGAACATCGCGACGGACTTGCAACAATTCCTCTAA
- a CDS encoding tricarboxylate carrier protein (encoded by transcript BESB_067850) has translation MSSSSSLLSSTQPLASAAAATGASAADMNAPMRMSRHDTSTYWGRVFDFQERINPLFLLVGEEEARESERIASLAKQGKWKELRERGIDEKKLQEFVLIAQSTINASDGSLVHPFFRLAAFCPVNIPISGGMILSAPTFANSVFWQWINQTYNAGFNWANGNRSPTAHSEHVRNDIIKGYASAVFVSVGLAVCLNGWLARSRLQGVTRKILQAVVPYAAVASANFGNTLLMRGQEIKKGIPVYDADKMEVGVSKNAALQAVVQTAISRVVLPLPVLLLPYPIMSVFNALLPITRTNAFLKVGMELSVIFGCLCVGLPLAVGMFPEYGEMDVKDLEPELQKKLQARLGDIQKVYFNKGV, from the exons ATGTCGAGCTCTTCCTCACTCCTGTCCTCCACACAACCGTTGGCttcggccgcagcggcgacgggcgcgtcggcggcggacaTGAATGCGCCGATGCGCATGTCGCGGCACGACACGTCGACATACTGGGGACGGGTGTTTGATTTCCAAGAGCGCATCAACCCGCTTTTCCTGTTggtcggcgaggaggaggcgcgcgagagcgaaagGATTGCCAGTTTGGCGAAGCAGGGCAAGTGGAAGGAGCTGCGGGAGCGCGGCATCGACGAGAAAAAGCTGCAAGAATTCGTGCTCATCGCCCAGAGCACCATCAACGCCAGCGACGGCTCCCTCGTCCAtcccttcttccgcctcgccgccttttGCCCCGTCAACATTCCCATCAGCGGAG GAATGattctctccgcgccgactTTCGCGAACAGCGTGTTTTGGCAGTGGATCAACCAGACATACAACGCAGGCTTCAACTGGGCGAACGGCAACAGATCACCAACTGCGCATTCGGAGCACGTCAGGAACGACATCATCAAAGGCTACGC ATCGGCCGTGTTTGTCTCCGTGGGACTTGCGGTGTGTCTGAACGGCTGGCTCGCGCGCTCGAGACTCCAGGGCGTTACGCGGAAGATCCTGCAGGCGGTCGTGCCTTACGCCGCAGTGGCATCGGCGAACTTTGGAAACACCCTCCTCATGCGCGGCCAAGAAATCAAAAAG GGCATTCCTGTGTACGATGCGGACAAGATGGAAGTCGGCGTCTCGAAGAACGCCGCCCTCCAGGCCGTGGTTCAGACAGCCATCTCCCGCGTCG TGCTGCCGCTCCCCGTGCTGCTCCTCCCGTACCCGATCATGAGCGTGTTCAACGCGCTCCTGCCTATCACCCGCACGAATGCCTTCCTCAAG GTCGGCATGGAGCTCTCGGTCATCTTCGggtgcctctgcgtcgggttgcctctcgccgtcggcatGTTCCCTGAGTACGGCGAGATGGATGTGAAGGACTTGGAGCCGGAGCTGCAGAAAAAGCTGCAAGCACGCCTAGGAGACATTCAAAAAGTCTACTTCAACAAGGGTGTCTAA
- a CDS encoding putative translation initiation factor SUI1 (encoded by transcript BESB_067810), with translation MSLDIQNFGVSDPFANDTSQAGGAGGSSTHLIHIRNQQRNGRKSVTTVQGLDKSFDLKKMVRALKKQFSCNGTVIEDPEHGSIIQLQGDQRHAVKEFLESEAICSADQIRIHGA, from the exons ATGTCACTCGACATTCAAAACTTCGGTGTCTCTGACCCTTTTGCCAATGACACCTCCCAGGCAGGTGGTGCCGGCGGCTCTTCGACTCACCTCATTC ATATCAGGAATCAGCAGCGCAACGGGAGGAAGAGCGTGACGACGGTTCAGGGGCTGGACAAGTCCTTCGACCTGAAGAAAATGGTTCGAGCCTTGAAAAAACAGTTCAGCTGTAATGGGACAGTGATCGAGGACCCCGAACACGGGAGCATCATTCAGTTGCAGGGTGACCAACGCCATGCCGTGAAGGAGTTTCTGGAGAGTGAAGCAATCTGCAGCGCCGATCAGATTCGCATCCACGGTGCATAG
- a CDS encoding hypothetical protein (encoded by transcript BESB_067860), which yields MAPEQCYLGRAVDQPVNCRSRRRISPAAAFGFRSLVLLLVLLAFPLVRGMLTEEVLREAESRVLPLLKKSPINLSFFNSSPFSAAQHVVERLLKARLKQVLPQIKSSEFHFITGNTWIDYIFPRLTSDCFMIRPTDTYTWEQLTNRVPNGVSPTHRKELFDRLAVGAERELKDSPIDLVAFERAQAPEDALQRLCEKLSPVLERVMEREWTAKERDEISVKQAFLGVKPVLDGPAIFVHSGAIPVGQIFGIFVEPSWLKVSPGSGRSGETGSGDDETELDLLAVLAELRDYVADCVKGQKIDFADFAQISDPAEAYEALKLRVRGMVAQKRQEWGAFAKEKLSADVSTDFVLGGTDPKKLFTNSSTKRATEISGWRARHGWDEIMPTGSTIARSAAASSFTAGSYVLCASVISLFKAIAFE from the coding sequence ATGGCACCTGAGCAGTGCTATCTTGGCAGAGCGGTGGATCAGCCGGTTAACTGCCGGTCGAGACGTCGAAtatcgccggcggcggcgtttgGGTTTCGCAGTCTGGTCCTTTTACTGGTTCTCCTGGCATTTCCATTGGTGAGAGGGATGCTGACAGAAGAAGTCCTTAGGGAGGCAGAAAGTCGGGTTCTGCCTTTACTCAAGAAGAGCCCCATCAACCTTTCTTTTTTCAACAGCTCCCCCTTTTCCGCCGCCCAGCACGTTGTGGAAAGACTCTTAAAAGCGCGGCTGAAGCAGGTGCTTCCCCAAATCAAGTCCTCGGAGTTTCACTTCATCACGGGGAACACGTGGATCGACTACATTTTCCCCCGCTTGACGTCAGACTGCTTTATGATACGGCCCACCGATACCTACACCTGGGAGCAGCTCACGAATCGCGTACCTAACGGCGTATCGCCGACGCACCGCAAAGAACTCTTTGACCGTCTCGCTGTGGGCGCCGAAAGGGAACTCAAGGACAGCCCAATTGACCTTGTGGCTTTCGAAAGAGCTCAGGCGCCCGAGGACGCCCTCCAGCGTCTTTGTGAGAAGCTCTCTCCGGTTCTCGAACGCGTCATGGAGAGAGAGTGGACGGCAAAGGAAAGGGATGAAATTTCAGTGAAGCAGGCCTTTCTTGGCGTGAAGCCAGTCCTCGACGGACCCGCAATATTTGTGCACTCGGGGGCGATACCGGTCGGACAAATCTTCGGTATTTTCGTAGAGCCGAGTTGGCTCAAGGTCTCCCCCGGCTCTGGGCGCTCTGGGGAAACGGGTTCGGGGGACGACGAAACGGAACTGGATTTGCTGGCTGTCCTCGCCGAGTTGCGGGACTATGTCGCAGACTGCGTGAAGGGCCAGAAGATTGACTTCGCCGACTTTGCACAAATCTCTGATCCGGCGGAAGCCTATGAAGCTCTCAAGTTGCGTGTCCGGGGCATGgtggcgcagaagaggcaggagTGGGGTGCATTTGCGAAGGAAAAACTCTCGGCTGATGTCAGCACAGACTTTGTACTCGGCGGGACGGATCCCAAGAAGCTGTTCACGAACTCGAGCACGAAGAGAGCAACCGAAATTTCCGGTTGGCGCGCTCGCCACGGCTGGGATGAGATTATGCCGACAGGAAGCACAATTGCGCGTTCGGCGGCCGCATCATCCTTCACAGCCGGAAGCTACGTGCTGTGTGCATCCGTCATTTCCCTCTTCAAGGCCATCGCGTTTGAATGA
- a CDS encoding hypothetical protein (encoded by transcript BESB_067840), with protein sequence MSLPVSEDRPYRQASNSCKRLYEEMIACYQKSPCMNSGEFTFEQCRHSEDPRHVTPQCITLRKAYGQCRRNLLNPQLRLRGNMIGS encoded by the exons ATGTCGCTTCCCGTCAGCGAAGACAGGCCGTACCGTCAAGCCTCCAATTCGTGCAAGCGTTTGTACGAGGAAATGATCGCGTGCTACCAG AAGTCTCCGTGCATGAACAGCGGCGAGTTCACCTTCGAACAGTGTCGCCACAGCGAGGACCCTCGCCACGTCACCCCGCAGTGCATCACGCTTCGGAAGGCGTACGGCCAGTGTCGAAGAAATCTTCTGaatccgcagctgcggctgagAGGGAATATGATCGGCTCTTGA